The sequence ATTGATTCAAGCACTTCCATTTATTAATGATAGCAGTAAATTAATGGAGAGTAGCTATTTAAGCGAAGAAAATGGATTACTTTTCTTACATACTTTAACATGTGCAAGTATTCAATCTAGTAAGTCAGATTCTCAACAAGGTCTTATTAATTCTCTACATGAGATCAAAAGAAATTTTGAGCATTATCGACAGGTGGATGCAAAAGTAAATGCTTCATTTCTATCACGGCGGCCTTTCTCTTCCATGTGGGCTGATATCAAAGAAAAAAAACAGATCCATTCTACTTTCCAACACTTGTACAATGAGAGAATTATTGAAGGAAATTATTTCTTTAACAACAAAGTAGTTCCTAATTTTAAATTTGTTAATTATGCAGAAGAATTTTACCTAACAGATTTGTCTGGTAGGAGAGATCTTTCTTATCTTAAAGACGTATTGAGAGAAAAGTTGGAAAATTTTCCTACTGAACCTCTTAGCTTTTTATTAAATAATGGCATTATAGCTACAGCATTAATCCAATATTTATGGCCTGAAGTATTTGCTGACTATTTAAATCACACGATTCTAAGCATAGATCAACCCCAAGGGCGCTATATGTTTGATTTAAATACTAATGAAGCTGTTTGGGTGGCCTCTGACGTTGATGCTTTATCTCCCCCTTGGTTTCTCGACCCAGATAATTCCATGGGAGCTTATCAAGATAAAAAAAATTTTGATGAGTTATATGGTGAAGCTATAGTAGAGATGCGTTCTATTAAAGATATTAGTAAAGATACTCTTCACTCCATGAATATATTGCAAGACCATAGTGGTACTTTTTTAACAGGGGCAAAAAGATCTTTAGAAGAAGATGTGTTCAGCTTACTATCGATTTTAAAACATGATTTTATTTTGACTACTAGTAGAAAAGTATTGGAAAAGAATATGTAATATTTCTCTAACATGTTATAAAGAAGAAATTTTATTAAGGAGATCACAAATGTTTAAAATAATAGGGTTAATAGGGTTAATAAGTTTGCAAGGGCAAGCTTATAGTTTTGACTGTAACTATAATATACTTACAGCGCACACAGAAACTTATTCTGGAAAAATCACTCAATCTATTAATTCTTCTGTAGATAGTATTAAGGAAGATTTGAATTTCTTAATAGATAACTCTGAAAAAGATAATATTACGCAAGAGTACAAAGAGGAAAATTTTGAGTCACTCATGCAAAGAAGCTTAGATTTATCTCCTTCTAATAATTTTCTAGAGAGCTTTATTAAAAATTGTGAAATAATTTATGAATCCGATAAAAATGATACTAAAGTCAGACAATCTGTTCATATGCTTGTATATGAAGTAACGGAGAGCTTAAAAGAATATTTTGATGATATGGAATTAAGGCAATCTTTTTTAAATAAAAAGAAATTACAACAATCTAGTCCTAATAAAAATTTTCAAGCCGCTGATCCTATAGATAATCAAGGAAACATTATAACTGAAAATCCTAGAATTAAAAAAGTTGAAGCTTACTATGCACCCGCCAAAGTTCATTAAGTAATAAAATTAATTATCAAGAGATCGGTTCCTAGAAAAAGGATCGATCTCTTCTTATTTAGGGCTGCTATACGAAAGCATTCTAAAGCTTTATTTAGTGAGGGTTTAGAGTGTAGAGGACGCTTACAATGAGAATGATTACACTTAATCCATATTTGTCCATAAAAAAAACCGCCTTACATAAGGCGGCTCAGAGTTGCTTTTTGTGTTTTCTCAAAATTAATTATACGGTTGGAACAACCGAAACATAGGAACGTTTTTTAATTCCTGTATGGAAAGTCACTGTACCATCAATAAGGGCGAACAGTGTGTGATCCTTACCCATGCCAACATTTTGGCCAGGGTGGAATTTTGTTCCGCGTTGACGAACAATAATGTTGCCAGCAATCGCGAACTCGTTACCAAATTTTTTTACACCAAGGCGGCGACCCATTGAATCGCGACCGTTACGGGAACTACCACCAGCTTTTTTTGTGCCATTAAATTACTCCTTTAATTCCCGATTACTTACCAAGGGCCACTTTAGTAATCTTCAATACTGTTAAGTGCTGACGATGACCATTTTTACGTCGGTAATTGTGACGACGGGTCTTCTTAAAAATAATCACTTTACGATCGCGCATCTGTTCTACAACAGTTGCTGTTACTGTGGCGCCAGCGACACTTGATCCACCGATATGATCTTTCTTGCCATCATTAACAAGAAGGATATCACTTAAATCAACTGTGCTGCCGGCTTCGGCGTTGAGTTTTTCGACGCGCACGACGTCTCCCTCAGCGACCTTATATTGCTTACCACCGGTCTTAATTATTGCAAACATATTCTCTAACTCTCTGGTTAAAAAGGAAACACAAAAAGATCACGGATAAATCCGTGTTAATTATCTTACTATATCTATCGTTTTTGTCCTAGATATGTCAAGATTTTAATGAAGATAGGCTTATATTAAGGTTAAGTCCATGACGCCAGAGCTTGTGCTTGAAATTTTAGACCATTCAATGATTGCCCTTGTCAAACTATCATTGCCAATGCTCCTCACAGGTTTGGTTGTTGGTATTGTTATTTCTATTTTCCAAGCCTTAACCCAAATTCAAGAAACGACATTAACATTTGTTCCCAAAATGATTGCTTTATTTATTGTTTTAGCATTTTGCATGCCCTTCATTGGGGCTACATTGTCATCTTTAACAATGGAACTCTACAGTCATATAGTTGATCGGCAATGACTCATACATTTTATTTTGATGATCTTTATGACTATTTCTTTGTATTTCTTAGGCTTAGCGCCTTATTAATGTTTTTTCCAGGCATTGGTGAAACTTTTATACCAGCTCGCATCCGTCTGCTTTTTGCTTTTGTTTTAACCTTAATTATCACACCCATTGTGGCGATTGAATTACCGAGCAGTGATCTGTTAACCACTCAAACACTAATCTTTATAGTAAGAGAAACCCTTTTTGGAGCATTTTTGGGGATTTTAGCCAAACTCTTATTGAACGCCTTGCAGGTAACAGGAACTATTATAGGAATGCAAACCTCTTTATCAGGTGCTGCCATGCTAAACCCTAGCCTTGGCATGCAAGATACTGCTATTGGGACCATCTTGATGTTTGGGGCCACAACTCTTATGTTTGCAACTGATTGTCATTATTTGCTGATCGCAGCTCTTGTAACATCTTATGAAACATTTCCTGTCCTAGAGCCTATTGTGATAGGGGATTTTAGCCAAGCCATAATTCAAATGATTTCTAAAAGCTTTTGGTTAGGTGTTAAATTATCCTTTCCAGTGATGATTGTGGGAACATTACTGAATATTTGTACAGGTTTGGTCAATAGATTAATGCCGCAAATGCAGGTCTACTTTATGTTTACTCCTATACAAATTTTTTTAGGGTTTTTGCTGTTAGCTGTCACGATTAGCACTGTTATTTCTATTTTTATAGATCATTTTCGTGAGTTTTTAGTGGGGGTAGCTAATGGCTGAAGGCAGCGACGAAGACGAAAGCTCCAAAACAGAAGAACCAACGCAGCATCGCCTTGATGAAGCCTTTAAAAAAGGGCAAATCGCCTATTCTAAGGAAGTATTACATTGGATGATGCTGGGAACGGCGGGACTAACGATAATGATGTTTTCTTGGTTTATTGGCCATAAGTTCCGTCAAAGCTTCTCAGTTTATTTAATCCATCCCGAACAATTTTTTATTGATTCTGAAACCACTGCTGAGCTGTTATGGCGCATCATTTTTGATTTCTTCTTACTAACGCTACCTTTATTGGGATTCTATATGGCAGCAGCCTTAACCGGTGGATTTTTACAAACAAAATTTGCCATATCGACAGAAGCACTCCAATTAAAATTTGATCGCTTATCCCCCATGAAAGGACTCCAACGTATCTTTTCAAAGAAGTCTCTCGTAGAGTTCGTCAAGGGCTTATTTAAAATTTTTATTGTAGGTTTGGCTTTATATATTTTTTTCCGATCTAAGCTTGATCAAATTGAAGGTTTGATTTTTGTACCAGCCGATAAAATCATAGGCATACTGTCGGGATATATCATTAAAGCGATTATTATAGTTATTTCCGCTATGGCGATCATTTCCATCATGGACTATTTATTCCAAAAATTTGAATTACTAAAGTCTTTACGGATGACAAAAGATGAAGTTAAACGCGAGCATAAAAACTTAGATGGTGATCCCCAAATTAAACATAAGCGCCGCCAAATTGCCCAACAACGAATTAAAATGAATCTAAAAGAAGCGGTGGGCCGCGCTACAGCAATTATAACCAACCCAACCCACTTTGCTGTTGCTATTGAGTACAATCCAGATGAAATGAATGCGCCTATCGTTATCGCCAAAGGTGTTGATACGATCGCCCTTAAGATGCGAGAGTTAGCCAAGGAAAAAGACATACCCATTTATGAAAACCCACCGTTAGCCCGTGCTTTATATGCAAGTGTTGAGTTAGAACAGGAAATTCCGTCTGAACATTATCAAGCGGTTGCAGAAGTTATTCGCTTTGTCATGAAGTTGAAAAAGCAATATTTTTAAATAAAAAAGCCACCGTTAAGATGGCTAAATTTTAATATTAGCAAAACTCTTATCCACATATTATGAATTTTTATAGTAATATTATTATAATATTAATTATACTGAATTAACGTAGATATATACTTTATATAATTTGCTGAGAAAATTTAAATGAGCGAAATAGATTTATCAATAAGAGCAATAGATCTCTCAAAGTTAAGGCTATTCTATGAAATTGCTAAAGAAGGAAATATGACCAGAGCCTCTCAAAAATTAAACCTCACTCAACCAGCTGCTAGTAAAGCGCTTCTTACACTGGAAGATCGGATTCAAACACAGCTTTTTGATAGAGTACCCAGCGGAATGCGCCTTACTCCCCAAGGAGAAAGATTATACCTATATGCTAAGGAAGTTCTTGAAAAACACGAAATTTTTCAACGAGATTTTTTAGAGAGAACAGAGGAGATAAGCGGCGATTTGATATTATTACTTACCCCTATGTAGGAGCGGAATGGCTTGTTCCCCTTCTTAAAGACTTCCTAAAGCGCCACCCTAAAGTTTACGCAAAAATCCATTTAGAACCTGATGATATTAGCCCTCTGAAAGCTGATGTCGCAATTTGCCCTTATATCCCGCACCAAGATTTTCTTATACAAAAAAAATTGTTTGATGTTAATCATCAATTTTATGCCAGTAAAGAATATATATCAAACTTTGGGAACCCTCAGGTTCCTGAAGAATTAGATTTTCATCGTTTAATTACTTACAGAGAAGATTACTACTCTCCCTCTCGCAGTACGAATCGACTAACAAATATCGCTCGTTCTGCAAATTTTCCCCGACGACCTTACTTTCAAGTAGATTCTTTGCATGGGATGCTAAACGCAGCTCTTGAAGGATATGGAATTGTAGAATTACCAGATTTTCCACAAGTTCTAAACTCTGGATTAAAAATTATTCTTCCCCAAATTAAGGGAGAAACCATACCTATGTATTACATTTTTCATGAAAACAGAAAAAATTCTAAAAAAATTAAAGCACTCTATAATTATCTATTCCAAAAATTTAATTCCAAAGATAATTAATAGAATGCTTCTTTGGTTCAGAAATTAATTTATTTACAAACACATACGGTAAAGGTGGGGACAGAATATATATTTTCTAACCTCAAGTTTCGCATAATTTCCTCCTTATTTTTTTGCAACTATAAGTTGATTTATTGGTTTTTATTAAACTAAACGTTTATTTAATACCTTTTTACCAATATAAAAGTCAATACTCTGCGCCGTAAGGGGGAATATAAAGGGGAAGGAAAATTAATTTTTTATTACTATTTAAATAATTAATTGATATACTTATCAATAAATTTTTACCCTTTTTTTAAGAATTAAATCTTAGTATTTGTTAGAAGAAGACTATGTCTTTATCTGCAGAGGATTCATATATAGCCAACTTCTATTTTTTCTGCTAAACAGCTTGATCCAGAGCAACTTTGCGTGTCGCTTGTCCTTTACTAGAGATTAAAGTTTTCAAAACCATTGATCGCTGCTCTATGAGTTTTGCAATCTTAAGGGTAATCGGCGATTTTAAGGAAGGAAAGGATTCAAATATTTCCTTAGAGATTTTTGGAACGAGGTTACAAAGCTCAGAAATAACACCGTTTAGATACTTGTCATTCACCCTGACTTTTCGGGCCAAATCATTAAGATGAGATTTTTTCAAAGCTGAAAAATGCTGAATACTAAACAAGTAATCGAGCAGATTTTTGACTGTATTAGGGTAAATTTCCGATGAAATAAAGCCAGCTATAGGGGCAAGTTTGCAGGCATTGTAGGGTAAAATTTCAACTAACTGATTCTCTAAAGAAAAATCATCACACCCGCTAATTAAGCATAAAGCAATGACTCGAATCAGAGCTCTGCAGTCAAGGGCAGGGGTTACGGCGTGATGGCGCATCAATTCAAATTGTCCTTCTACCGATACTTGATGATTTTTGCGGCTTCCCAAGAATTGATTGCTTAATGCACTGATGAATGATTCATGATGAATCTTTTCCCCTAACTGCTTAGGCGTGTCAGGAGCATGACGGTCAGGCCGATCCATAACGAGAGCTGGTGTATCGCCCAGATGGATACGAGAAATCATCGGCACAGAAATCCCTAAATTATAGGCAATAAGCGAAACAAAAATTTCATTGCCGACCAAATCGTCTAAATCACCTATATTACCTTTTAGAATATGAGTGTTATGGGTATCATGGTTAGCTTGAAACAGTTCACCATCTATAATACTGATTGGCAGCATGGGTTGAAGATCAGCGATAGAGATAAGACGATCGTCAGGTATTGCAACTAAATGGCCATTGAGCTGTGCCTCACAATCTGTGACATCTAGCTCTGCAAACACCGCAGCAGAGAGTTCAGCTTTCTTAAAAGAGAGAGCCCCTGTGCAAGAAAGCTCTAAGTCCGTTTCACTATTCCAAATATCTGGTGAAATAAGGTCAAAAAAAGGTTTGCTAAATTTTTCCGAATAGGGTTCCGCATCTAACGGTAAGGATAAGCTTAAGGGAAGGGCACCGGGACGGCCTAAATAAGCTGAATGATAAGTAAATTGTCGTTCTTCCTCAATGGTTTCAATTTTCCCGGCCGGTAGATTATTAAGGTAAATGATCATTGCCCAGCCTCACTCTTTGAAATCGGCCCCAACGAAAGCCCCAACATGCGCATCACTTGTAAAGCTTTGCCAATTTCAATGGTTGCTTTGCCTTGCTCAAGTTCCACAAGAAACCGACTTCCCACATCGGATAGCCCCGCCAACTCAACCTGGGTCAATTCCTGCTCTTTGCGCTTTTGGCGGATCAATTTTCCAATATCCTTCGGCGTCTTAATTATCATTTATTTCTTCCCGTATGCGATTAGTATACTTCATAGTTACAAGGATTCTGATTTTGGTCAATGACTCTCTAAAAAAATTAACATTACTTTTTCTTTTTAATATAAAGATAAAAGAGAGAGGAACCATATAGTCTCTTAAAAAAGAAAGGAGGGTTTTACTACCCCCTGCCATTAAATTAAAAGCCGTCTATTAAATGCGGACCATTCCTAGTTTTTCAAACATTAAGGCATCTTCATTAAGACCAGGATTATCCGCTGTTAAAAGTTGATCGCCTGAAAATGTAGAATTGGCGCCGGCAAAAAAGCACAATGCCTGCACTTCTTTAGACATTTCTGTCCGACCAGCCGACAAACGCACATAAGACGTTGGCATCAAAATTCTGGCAACAGCAATTGTACGGATAAAGTCAATAGGGTCAACACTGTCTGCTCCATATAACGGCGTCCCTGGCACTTGCATTAGCTGGTTGATAGGAACACTTTTAGGTGGTGTTTCCATATTGGCTAAGGTCAAGAGCATCTCCGCTCGATCCTTAACTGTTTCTCCTAGTCCTAAAATTCCACCGCAACAAACATTAATTCCCGCATCCGACACATGCTGAATCGTCTCAAGGCGGTCTGCAAAGGTTCGGGTGGTAATGATTTTATCGTAATGGCTTTCAGAGGTATCAATATTATGGTTATAGTAATCTAACCCGGCTTCTTTCAGCTTTTCTGCTTGCTCCTTTTTTAAAAGCCCAAGTGTTACACAGGTTTCAAGCCCCATCTTTTTAACTTCCTTTACCATTTCAATGACCCGATCCAGATCACCGTCTTTTGGCCCACGCCAGGCCGCGCCAATACAAAAGCGGCTCGAACCATTTGCTTTGGCGGCTTGGGCTTTTTCTAGGACGTCTTTAATCTCCTTTAAAGGTTCTTTTTTTAACCCTGTGTTAAAATGGGCGGATTGAGAACAATAAGAACAATTCTCAGGGCAACTGCCAGTTTTAATATTATATAAGGTCGAAAGTTGAATTTCATTAGGATCAAAGTTTTCGCGATGGATTGTGTGAGCCTTAAATAAAAGATCATTAAAAGGCATATCAAACAACTCTAGAACCTCTTCAAGGTGCCATTTTTTCATTTATAAAAATTGAAATTTTAAGTGGATTAATAAATGATTCTTATCACTTATTTTTGCGACGCACAACCTCCCACAATCCTAAAAACCCAACAAACCACAATAAATTAATGTAAGTTGCTGATATTCCTAGAATAGACCAAGATGCTTGATCACATCGTCCCATTGGCTTTGCATAAAGGAGAGTTCTTAATTCCTCAATTGACTTAGCTTTGGCCGCAATACCATGGCAGGCGGCGGTTCCTTGCCACCAGTGGCGTTCTACCCCCATATGATAGATTGCCAGAGCTATTCCTCCCACAAGGATAACACCAGATAGCTTGTATACTAATTGAGGATAAAAATTAATAGCGGCAACAATACCACAGAGAAGAATTCCACCGTAAATATAGCGCTCATATAAACATAAAACACAAGGCGCAATATCAAAGAAATATTGTGCAGTAAAGGCACAGGCGAGGGAGAAAAGGGCCATTAACCCTGAAAAAAATAAAAAATTTCGTTGAGTCAACAGATCCTCTAATCTCATAAAAATGCCTTCACCAGAAAGAAACCAACCACTAAAGCCAGTATAGTACCTATCGTAAACCACTTAAAGTGCTTTTCAAACAATTGTTTAGCGTCTTCACCAAAATACCATATAATAGCAGATAACATCATGAACCTGGCTGTTCGACTGATCAGAGAAGCCAAGATAAACATACCTAGATCTAACTTAGAAGCCCCACTAGCAATGGTAACAAGTTTATAAGGAATTGGTGTCAACCCTTTCAAAGCGATAATCCAAAACCCATAACTCTGAAAGGTTTCCTGAAAGCCAGAAAAAGCTTGTTCCAAACCATACGTATCAATAACCCATTGCCCCAAAGTGCTCATAAAATAAAAACCAATGGCGTAACCTAAAATGCCGCCTAAAACTGAAGAAATTGCACAAATCCCTGCTAAAACGAAAGCCTTGGCTCTATTCGCAATGGCCATAGGAATTAGCATAAAATCGGGGGGGAGGGGGAAAAATGAGCTTTCAGCAAACGCAACAGCTGCCAATACGAACTTTGCTGACGGTCTGGTCGCTTGTTGCATTAACCATTGATAAAGTTTTGATTTATTTTCAGTTTGCGTTGCCACACTCATGATTTTCCTATGTAAAACAAAAAATTTATAGATTTCTATTGACTTATAGCATAAAAGTTCACTATACCGTTAGATATATCTTATTGGTGCGCCCTTGTGGCGGAATTGGTAGACGCGGCAGACTCAAAATCTGTTGTATGTAGATACGTGGGAGTTCGAGTCTCCCCGAGGGCACCATTTCTTTCAAGTATGTATGAATTTTATTCTTTCCAAACCATCTGACCTTAAACACTGGTGTGACTATTTCACTAAGGTGTCTGCTGTTGCCGTTGATACAGAATTTTGCCGTGTTAATACGTATTGGCCTAAACTTGCCCTTATACAATTATCGGACGGCTGTGAGACGGTTTTAGTTGACCCTTTAGCTAAAGGCATAGATTTATCGCCCATCCGTGACTTGTTAGCAAATCCCTGTACCGTCAAAATCTTTCATTCATGCCGACAAGATCTCGAATTATTGCTAAAAGTTTTTGGGGAACTTCCCACTAATATCTTTGATACTCAGTTAGCTTATACGTTCTTACATCCGCTGGAAGAGGTTAGTTTGGCAAGAATGCTAGAAGAACAAATGGGGGTAGTCCTTAATAAATCAAAGCAAAATACAAACTGGATGCGTCGACCATTATCACCGTCCCAGCTGGTTTATGCCGCTAATGATGTTTTTCACCTCCCGGAAACCAAAGATCTATTAAGCAACAAGCTCAAAAGTCTTGGCCGGTATAATTGGTTCATGGAAGAACAGGCAGCTCAATTCGTGCTCCGAACATTTGCTCCAACGACAAGTTATTGGATACGGCTAGCAAAGCGCGGAAATCATAAGTCGCGTCAGCTTCATATTTTAAAATCTCTGTGTGATTGGCGAGAAATTATAGCACAAGAATTGAATTACAACCGCAAAAGAGTTCTGCCCGATGAGGTCATTTTGCAAATTTCTGAAAAAGGAGATTTGTTAGAAAAGCCGGACGTAAATATTCCTGCTGCTTATCAAGCAGCTTTTGCAACACTGTGGGAACAAATTTCTGCTACACCTGAAGACAAATGGCCGCCTCGCTTAAAGCGCAAACCTATGACATTACAGGAACAAGAGCATCTTGAACGTCTGCGAATTCTGCTTGAAAAAGTCGCAACTGAGCTTCATATATCCCCCAAACTTATTGCTACCACAGACGATTTGAAATCCTATGTACGCGGCAATCAGGATAGCCCCTTTTTAAAAGGATGGCGCCTAGAAGTTTTTGGCCAAGCAGTAAAAAATCTTTAAGGTAGTTTTTCACCATATACACCTTATTTTGGGTAAGCATAAGCACAATCCCGAAACTCAATATCCCAAGGGCAAACAATAAATGCACCCCCGGGCTTGATCCCCCATCTAGTTGAGGACAGACCCGGGGTCTCCCAACCACATGAGTCATCGCTCGCCATCTCAAGTTCCCGGCTCTGCGGCCGAGAAAAGGCGACTAGAGGACATAGAAAAAAATTAAAAACAGGGGATTGAATTAACGAAATTTCATTGCTATCATTTTATATAAAGTTTATATATATTTTGTCACAAACATCCCGTCAATGTTCTTTAATTTTAGAAGAAAAACCCAGTATGTATAAGAAATATATGCCGTTAGTTTTCCTAGGCATAACAGCATGTAATGCTCCTCCTATTGAAAAAAATTTACCTTCTATTCCAAAAACTTGGTCTGGAAATAAAGAAAAAAATTAGAATCTATCGATAAATCTAAGCTTAAGGAATGGTGGAAGCAGTTTGAGGATGAAAACTTAAATTGGCTAATTGAGCAGACCCTCAAAGAAAGCCCGGACATCCATCAAGCAGCAGCCCGAATTGACGAAGCGCGCGGATTGCAGAAAACCGCATTTGGTAGCCTTTTACCAGCGATAAGCGGATCAGCAGATGTCAATCGAGGAAAACAATTATTTTTAAAGCCTATTACAGGGGATAGCTATGATGCTTCCTTTGATGCAAGCTACGAATTTGATCTATTTGGAAAGAACCGGGAAGCCTTTAAGGCTGCTGAGAATGAACTACTTGCCACTCTGCAAGATTATGATTGGATTAAGCTCAGCATTATTGCAGAAGTGATACGCACCTATATCTCCATGCGGGCAGCGGAAAAACAGATTGTTTTGGCACAACACAATTTGGAAATTCAAAAAGATACTTTAGCATTGGTAGAACGTCAATTTAAGGCAGGTAGCGCCAGTGAATTTGACGTAAAAAGGACAGCCTTACAAGTTCATCAATCGACAGCAAGGATTGCGGATTACAACCGTCAAAAAGAAGTTTATATGCTGTCTCTTTTGACATTAACGGGACTAACAGCTGAATTGATTAAAGCGCATCTAACAACTTGCAAAGAAATACCCGGTATCGATTTAAAAGCAATTGCAGATGCG is a genomic window of Candidatus Paracaedibacter acanthamoebae containing:
- the rplU gene encoding 50S ribosomal protein L21, translating into MFAIIKTGGKQYKVAEGDVVRVEKLNAEAGSTVDLSDILLVNDGKKDHIGGSSVAGATVTATVVEQMRDRKVIIFKKTRRHNYRRKNGHRQHLTVLKITKVALGK
- the fliQ gene encoding flagellar biosynthesis protein FliQ, coding for MTPELVLEILDHSMIALVKLSLPMLLTGLVVGIVISIFQALTQIQETTLTFVPKMIALFIVLAFCMPFIGATLSSLTMELYSHIVDRQ
- the fliR gene encoding flagellar biosynthetic protein FliR; protein product: MTHTFYFDDLYDYFFVFLRLSALLMFFPGIGETFIPARIRLLFAFVLTLIITPIVAIELPSSDLLTTQTLIFIVRETLFGAFLGILAKLLLNALQVTGTIIGMQTSLSGAAMLNPSLGMQDTAIGTILMFGATTLMFATDCHYLLIAALVTSYETFPVLEPIVIGDFSQAIIQMISKSFWLGVKLSFPVMIVGTLLNICTGLVNRLMPQMQVYFMFTPIQIFLGFLLLAVTISTVISIFIDHFREFLVGVANG
- the flhB gene encoding flagellar biosynthesis protein FlhB, which translates into the protein MAEGSDEDESSKTEEPTQHRLDEAFKKGQIAYSKEVLHWMMLGTAGLTIMMFSWFIGHKFRQSFSVYLIHPEQFFIDSETTAELLWRIIFDFFLLTLPLLGFYMAAALTGGFLQTKFAISTEALQLKFDRLSPMKGLQRIFSKKSLVEFVKGLFKIFIVGLALYIFFRSKLDQIEGLIFVPADKIIGILSGYIIKAIIIVISAMAIISIMDYLFQKFELLKSLRMTKDEVKREHKNLDGDPQIKHKRRQIAQQRIKMNLKEAVGRATAIITNPTHFAVAIEYNPDEMNAPIVIAKGVDTIALKMRELAKEKDIPIYENPPLARALYASVELEQEIPSEHYQAVAEVIRFVMKLKKQYF
- a CDS encoding LysR family transcriptional regulator produces the protein MSEIDLSIRAIDLSKLRLFYEIAKEGNMTRASQKLNLTQPAASKALLTLEDRIQTQLFDRVPSGMRLTPQGERLYLYAKEVLEKHEIFQRDFLERTEEISGDLILLLTPM
- a CDS encoding LysR substrate-binding domain-containing protein translates to MTYPYVGAEWLVPLLKDFLKRHPKVYAKIHLEPDDISPLKADVAICPYIPHQDFLIQKKLFDVNHQFYASKEYISNFGNPQVPEELDFHRLITYREDYYSPSRSTNRLTNIARSANFPRRPYFQVDSLHGMLNAALEGYGIVELPDFPQVLNSGLKIILPQIKGETIPMYYIFHENRKNSKKIKALYNYLFQKFNSKDN
- a CDS encoding HipA domain-containing protein, whose translation is MIIYLNNLPAGKIETIEEERQFTYHSAYLGRPGALPLSLSLPLDAEPYSEKFSKPFFDLISPDIWNSETDLELSCTGALSFKKAELSAAVFAELDVTDCEAQLNGHLVAIPDDRLISIADLQPMLPISIIDGELFQANHDTHNTHILKGNIGDLDDLVGNEIFVSLIAYNLGISVPMISRIHLGDTPALVMDRPDRHAPDTPKQLGEKIHHESFISALSNQFLGSRKNHQVSVEGQFELMRHHAVTPALDCRALIRVIALCLISGCDDFSLENQLVEILPYNACKLAPIAGFISSEIYPNTVKNLLDYLFSIQHFSALKKSHLNDLARKVRVNDKYLNGVISELCNLVPKISKEIFESFPSLKSPITLKIAKLIEQRSMVLKTLISSKGQATRKVALDQAV
- a CDS encoding type II toxin-antitoxin system Y4mF family antitoxin — encoded protein: MIIKTPKDIGKLIRQKRKEQELTQVELAGLSDVGSRFLVELEQGKATIEIGKALQVMRMLGLSLGPISKSEAGQ
- the bioB gene encoding biotin synthase BioB; the encoded protein is MKKWHLEEVLELFDMPFNDLLFKAHTIHRENFDPNEIQLSTLYNIKTGSCPENCSYCSQSAHFNTGLKKEPLKEIKDVLEKAQAAKANGSSRFCIGAAWRGPKDGDLDRVIEMVKEVKKMGLETCVTLGLLKKEQAEKLKEAGLDYYNHNIDTSESHYDKIITTRTFADRLETIQHVSDAGINVCCGGILGLGETVKDRAEMLLTLANMETPPKSVPINQLMQVPGTPLYGADSVDPIDFIRTIAVARILMPTSYVRLSAGRTEMSKEVQALCFFAGANSTFSGDQLLTADNPGLNEDALMFEKLGMVRI
- a CDS encoding disulfide bond formation protein B; its protein translation is MRLEDLLTQRNFLFFSGLMALFSLACAFTAQYFFDIAPCVLCLYERYIYGGILLCGIVAAINFYPQLVYKLSGVILVGGIALAIYHMGVERHWWQGTAACHGIAAKAKSIEELRTLLYAKPMGRCDQASWSILGISATYINLLWFVGFLGLWEVVRRKNK
- a CDS encoding YqaA family protein, whose translation is MSVATQTENKSKLYQWLMQQATRPSAKFVLAAVAFAESSFFPLPPDFMLIPMAIANRAKAFVLAGICAISSVLGGILGYAIGFYFMSTLGQWVIDTYGLEQAFSGFQETFQSYGFWIIALKGLTPIPYKLVTIASGASKLDLGMFILASLISRTARFMMLSAIIWYFGEDAKQLFEKHFKWFTIGTILALVVGFFLVKAFL
- a CDS encoding ribonuclease D; translation: MNFILSKPSDLKHWCDYFTKVSAVAVDTEFCRVNTYWPKLALIQLSDGCETVLVDPLAKGIDLSPIRDLLANPCTVKIFHSCRQDLELLLKVFGELPTNIFDTQLAYTFLHPLEEVSLARMLEEQMGVVLNKSKQNTNWMRRPLSPSQLVYAANDVFHLPETKDLLSNKLKSLGRYNWFMEEQAAQFVLRTFAPTTSYWIRLAKRGNHKSRQLHILKSLCDWREIIAQELNYNRKRVLPDEVILQISEKGDLLEKPDVNIPAAYQAAFATLWEQISATPEDKWPPRLKRKPMTLQEQEHLERLRILLEKVATELHISPKLIATTDDLKSYVRGNQDSPFLKGWRLEVFGQAVKNL
- a CDS encoding efflux transporter outer membrane subunit; translated protein: MDKSKLKEWWKQFEDENLNWLIEQTLKESPDIHQAAARIDEARGLQKTAFGSLLPAISGSADVNRGKQLFLKPITGDSYDASFDASYEFDLFGKNREAFKAAENELLATLQDYDWIKLSIIAEVIRTYISMRAAEKQIVLAQHNLEIQKDTLALVERQFKAGSASEFDVKRTALQVHQSTARIADYNRQKEVYMLSLLTLTGLTAELIKAHLTTCKEIPGIDLKAIADAPASVIARRPDITAANLRFIEATSLRQSQLAAFFPTLSLSSLFGLSQTVLVPSTTVWNIGGKTAVSLLDFGRIQGQIDAASAREVTAYEAWRKAILQGLQDVETALTNTARYEEQRHALNLAKINAAKAVSLSQTRYRQGDNSLLDVLDAQRHLIETDQALIEVENSYVIAIVALYKALGQY